The genomic segment CGCCGCGCCGGGTTTTTTATTGCCCGGCGCCTAAAATAGGGAATGGCCACCTATCTCGACCACAACGCGACAACCCCGATGGCGCCCGAGGTGCTGGAGGCGATGCTGCCCTATCTGCGCGGGCCCTACGCCAACGCCTCGTCGCTGCACCGTCTTGGTCGGGCGTCACGCGATGCGATCGAGGCCGCGCGTGCCGAGGTGGCCGAGCTTTTGGGCGCGCAACCGTCACAGGTGATCTGGACCTCCGGCGGCACCGAGGCCAACAACCTGGCCATCAAGGGCGTGATGCACGATGGCGGTCGATTGCTCTATGCGGCCACCGAGCACCCGGCGGTGATGGAGTGCGCCGAATCGCTGAGTGATGCGCGAACCCAGGTCGAAGCCATCGGCGTTGATGAGGGGGGGCTGATCGATCTTGACCGCCTGCGGGCGCAGCTTGCGCAATCGCCGGTGACCCTGGTCTCGGTGATGGCGGCCAACAACGAAACCGGCGTCATTCAGGACGTGGCGGGCCTCGCACGCGCCGTGCATGCCGACGCCGAGGCCCTTTTCCATGTCGATGCCGTGCAGGCGGCGGGCAAAATGGCGGTTGACGTGCAGCGCATGGGCGCCGACTTGCTGACGGTCTCCAGTCACAAGCTTTACGGCCCCAAAGGGGTTGGTGCGTTGCTGCGCACCGCCCCGGTGGACTTGTGGCCTTTGCATCACGGCGGGGCCCAGGAAGGTGGTTTGCGCGGTGGCACCGAGAACGTCGCGGCCATCGTCGGCTTCGGCGCGGCGGCGCGGTTGGCCCAGACGCGCCTGGATGCGCGGACGGTCCATCTGCAGCGGCTGCGTGAGCGCTTCGAGGCCGGTCTGGCGGCAATACCCGGCGTCACGCACTTCGCCGCGCAAAGCCTGCGCTTGCCCAACACCGTGCAGATGGCCTTGCAGGGCTGGGCCGGCGAGACCTTGCTGATGGCGCTGGACCGGCAGGGCTTCTGTGTCTCCAGCGGCTCGGCCTGCGCCATTGGGCACGGTGCGCCCAGCCATGTGCTGGTGGCCATGGGGGTGCCCGATGCGCTGGCCATCGGCGCCATCCGCATCAGTTTTGGCGAGGCCAACACCGACGATGACGTGGACCGCCTGCTCGCCGCGCTAACCGGGCTGGCCCGGCAGGGCGCGCGCTGATGCCCCCCGCCTGGATTGCGCTGGACCACGCTGCCACGACGCCGTTGGCGCCCGGCGTTTTCAGCGCCATGCGGCCGTGGCTCGAGGACGCTGTGGGCAATCCGGCATCCGATCATCGCGCCGGTCGTGCGGCGCGGGCCGCGGTGGAGTCGGCGCGCGAGGCGGTGGCTGAGCTGGTCGGCACCCCGGCCGACAGCCTGATCTGGACCAGCGGCGCCACCGAGTCGATCAACCTCGCGATCAAGGGTGTGCTCGCCTTCCATGGCGATACGCAAGCGCACGTGGTCAGCTCGCGAATCGAACATCGCGCCACGCTCGACACCCTGCGCTGGGTCGCGACACAGGGCCACAAAGTGACGTTGCTGAGCCCCGACCGATACGGCCAGATCAGCGTCGACGCGGTAATGGCGGCGCTGACGCCGGCGACGCGGCTGGTCAGTCTGATGTGGGTCAACAACGAACTGGGTACCTGTACCGACGTGCCGACCCTGGCCGCCGCCCTGCGCGCGCGCGGCGTGCTGCTGCACATCGATGCCGCCCAGGCGGCGGGCTGGCTGCCGATCAACTTGGCTGAAACGCCCATCGACCTGCTGTCGTTGTCGGCGCACAAGCTCGGGGGGCCGAAAGGCATTGGCGCATTGGTGGTCGGGCGGCGCCCGCGGGTGCGGCTCAGCCCCTTGCTGCACGGCGGCGGTCAGGAGCAGGGCATGCGCTCGGGAACCCTGGCCACGCATCAGATTGTCGGCTTCGGTGCGGCGGCGATCCACAGACTGCCGCAGCGCCAGGCGCTGGCGGCCCGCACCGTCAGCTTGCGCGAGCAGTTGGCCGCACGGTTGATGGCCGACGTGCCCAAATTGCAGCGCAACAGCCCGATCAACGGCAGTCCGCACATTCTCAATGTCAGCATTCCCGGAGTGGACGGCGAGAGTCTGCGGGCGAGCGTGCCGGATGTCCTGCTGTCCAGCGGTTCGGCGTGCTCGTCGGCGACGCGCGAGCCGTCGTTCGTGCTCCGTGCACTGGGGCACGACGACGCACTGGCCGATGCCTCGCTGCGGCTGTCGCTGGGAGAAGGCAGCACCGAGGCCGATGTGGAGGCCGGCGCCGACCTGATCGCGGCGGCGGCGTGGCGGCTGCGCGGCTTCGCCTCGGGCCAGAATCCCGCGGCCACGCCGGAACTCGACAACCTGTTTGCTTACATCCCGGCAGTCTGGGCGCGCTTTTGCCGTCCGGATGCGGTGGGTGAACTGTCCGGGGACGACGTGCGCACCTTGGTGGCCCGCTCGCGCAGCGACGCGGCCTGGCTGTCGGTCAGCGTCCGGGTGATCGACGGCCGCGTGGTCGAGGCCCGCTATCGGGGTCTGGGGTGTCCGGTCACCCTGGCGGCCGGGCAGTGGTGGGTGGAACAAA from the Polycyclovorans algicola TG408 genome contains:
- a CDS encoding cysteine desulfurase family protein produces the protein MATYLDHNATTPMAPEVLEAMLPYLRGPYANASSLHRLGRASRDAIEAARAEVAELLGAQPSQVIWTSGGTEANNLAIKGVMHDGGRLLYAATEHPAVMECAESLSDARTQVEAIGVDEGGLIDLDRLRAQLAQSPVTLVSVMAANNETGVIQDVAGLARAVHADAEALFHVDAVQAAGKMAVDVQRMGADLLTVSSHKLYGPKGVGALLRTAPVDLWPLHHGGAQEGGLRGGTENVAAIVGFGAAARLAQTRLDARTVHLQRLRERFEAGLAAIPGVTHFAAQSLRLPNTVQMALQGWAGETLLMALDRQGFCVSSGSACAIGHGAPSHVLVAMGVPDALAIGAIRISFGEANTDDDVDRLLAALTGLARQGAR
- a CDS encoding aminotransferase class V-fold PLP-dependent enzyme, translated to MPPAWIALDHAATTPLAPGVFSAMRPWLEDAVGNPASDHRAGRAARAAVESAREAVAELVGTPADSLIWTSGATESINLAIKGVLAFHGDTQAHVVSSRIEHRATLDTLRWVATQGHKVTLLSPDRYGQISVDAVMAALTPATRLVSLMWVNNELGTCTDVPTLAAALRARGVLLHIDAAQAAGWLPINLAETPIDLLSLSAHKLGGPKGIGALVVGRRPRVRLSPLLHGGGQEQGMRSGTLATHQIVGFGAAAIHRLPQRQALAARTVSLREQLAARLMADVPKLQRNSPINGSPHILNVSIPGVDGESLRASVPDVLLSSGSACSSATREPSFVLRALGHDDALADASLRLSLGEGSTEADVEAGADLIAAAAWRLRGFASGQNPAATPELDNLFAYIPAVWARFCRPDAVGELSGDDVRTLVARSRSDAAWLSVSVRVIDGRVVEARYRGLGCPVTLAAGQWWVEQIRGCDVSALHRDWLSAVRSALEIAPEKSHCAVMIDDLAQALMATPT